GGCCACTTCATTTCGGCGGGACTTACGACGAAGCAGGCAAGATGGTCGGTTGCCATGCCTTCTACGGGCAGGCTGGCGGCATCGCGAACCTGTTGCAGATCCAGGCGCCCGGACCCCACTGGGGCGCGACGCTGGACGGCCTTATCGCGGCTGCGCGGGAGATGGGCTGCGTGGGCATAACCGGACAGACACAAAGCAGGTTCCTGCCGCACCTCTTCGGCTACAACCGTCTCTTCTTCCGCTATGCCGGCGGCACGATGGTGCGCTCACGCATCACCGAGGTCGCGGAAGCGGTCCGCGCCGGCGACATCTTTATCGGCGGATTGACGGGCGATCGCTGGACCCGGCTGAGTTCCGATGATTTCGGTCGCGTCTGACGATCAGATGAAAGTGTGCGGCGCGGCGCAAAAACCGGCAATGATCTGGCAAAGGTCCGGTTCATGGACCATTTGGACTGCTTCGATGGCGCCAACCCATTTGCGCGTCCGGGCGCGCTTCTCTTTCCAGCGGTCCGCAATGCGGTCGACATGCAGCGGAAAGACCAGGACTTCGCAGGGCACTTCCTCGCCGGAGGCGAGGACCTTGGCATAGAAATAACGGCCGGCTTCAAGATGCGAGATGGTGCCGCGCAAGCCGGCTTCCTCGCCTGCTTCACGGGCGGCCGCCTTGCAAAGCGGTTCCCTGGCCTCCGGCCAGCCCTTGGGCAACACCCAGCGCCCGGTGTCGCGGCTGGTGATCAGCATGATCTCGACGCCGGCTTCGCTTTCACGCCAGGGCAGAGCGGCAACCTGCAGGCGGCAGGGCGCCTTGCCGAAGAGCCGCCGGACTCTTTCGGCCATCTGGGTGTGTGTTGCCGGCCTCGTCAACATCGGAAGAAGCTGCCCCAGCCTCCAGAATCGTTTGCCACCTTA
This region of Mesorhizobium sp. M2A.F.Ca.ET.046.03.2.1 genomic DNA includes:
- a CDS encoding NUDIX hydrolase, yielding MLTRPATHTQMAERVRRLFGKAPCRLQVAALPWRESEAGVEIMLITSRDTGRWVLPKGWPEAREPLCKAAAREAGEEAGLRGTISHLEAGRYFYAKVLASGEEVPCEVLVFPLHVDRIADRWKEKRARTRKWVGAIEAVQMVHEPDLCQIIAGFCAAPHTFI